DNA from Trichomycterus rosablanca isolate fTriRos1 chromosome 23, fTriRos1.hap1, whole genome shotgun sequence:
ctctgactttacatctacaaggtggaccaactaggtaggcgtgtctaataaagtggacagtgagtggacacagtatttaaaaactctagcagcgctgctgtgtctgatccactcataccagcacaacacacactaacacaccaccaccatgtcagtgtcactgcagtgctgagaatgatccaccacctaaataatacctgctctgtgggggtcctgaccattgaagaacagggtgaaagcaggtaaaaaaaacatgtagagaaacagatggactacagtcagtaattgtagaactacaaagttctacaattaccccccaaagtaaaaaaaatcctcCAGAAATTACCCAAAACTACCATGACATGGTTCAATTACTACTCATTGCGTGAGTGGCTCAGGACGCTGTTAGTCTCTGGTTAACACTCTGCAGACTAAAGGAACTAAGAGGTTTTTTTGAGTGAGTCGGTGGTGTGAACATTTATCACATGACTTCTCATTACAGCCCCGTTATTTTTGTATAATTAGACCTTAAGCTCATTCAGAACTAGAAATATCAGCAGCGTTTACAGTGTGCATCACAAAGTGCACCATCAGAGCCAAAACCCATCCCTGCACAGCTAAAGGTATGACTTCTGATCTACATGAGCTGATGTTGCTTTACAgcttacacatttattatttatttattgttaaaggTAAACAAATGTTAATATGTGTTATATCTAGTCATGTGCAGATGATGTAAAAGATTTTAACACATGATTGAATCCCTAATATGAACTATAAGCATGtgttatgtatgtgtatatatatatatatatacgtatattcatatatatgcCACTTGTTGCATGATGTCAAATTTcagtttgtaattatttttaaacctgcacaatttaaaacataaaatgttaTTGTAAaagtttacattaataaattttaatgtatttagagCTGTAATAATACAGAACATATAGTAGTACAGCACTATAACAGTTTAGAGTAGTAATACTACACAGCAGCAATAGTATAGAGCTGTAATAGTACAGTAGAGCTGTAATAGTATCCTGTAATAGTACAGAGGTGTAATAGTACAGATCTGTAATATAACAGGGCAGTAATAATATAGAGCTGTAATAGTATAGAGCTATATTAGTATAGAGCTGGAATAATATAGAGCTGttattgtacagtacagtagagcAGTAATAGTGTAGAGCAGTAATAGTACACATACTAAGTTTAGTATAAATCAGTGTTTCTCTTTAGTAGCGTTATTATTCATCAGTCTAGCCAACTCTCTACTGGCAGACTAATGATTAAGATCAGAGCTATCAGCACTACTGCGTAACACTGCTTTATATGATCGTATTACAGAACCGTTTCCTCCGCTGCTAAAATTAAATTGCACTTCAAGTCCACACTGGAGCAATCTCATTAAATTTAGGAAAACCTGTTTCTGCACTCCTGCACCTAAATTTAGTTTGTTGTGCTTATAGAGTCTGCTCACATCTGTATATAATTTAGATCGTATCTCTTATTATAAGCCTTTTAAAGGTACTTAATAAAGGCTGTGGTCTTCAGACCATCCGTCCGCCCATCCAGTATTTTTAAAAGTGGTAGTTTaaatttaaactgtatttaaatcatTATAAACAGGACATACTATTTATAATACTAAATTATTAGGgtaatttaaaaatgttggtGTGATGAAAATGGCTTGAAAATATACACACTGCAATTGAAATCACTCATTCGGTGGTGCAGAACGTTCTGTAATTAAATTTGTGCAACTATTTCTTCATTAGTGATGATTGACTATAGATGGTTACCAAAACTTCTCGTTTTCCAGTTTACCAAAATGCCGGGCACGGTGTGGACCGAAGACCTACGCATGTGGGTCCTGCTTGTGGACAGTATCACACTGATCACAGGGCTCCCCGCCAACCTGCTCGCCCTCTTCATCTTCATCCGAAAAATGAGACAGCGAGCCACACCGCTCGACGTTCTCCTGCTCAACCTCAACATCTCGGACCTGGTCTTCCTCTTGTTTCTCCCATTCCACACCAAAGAGGCGGCCGACATGAAATGGACGGTCAGCTACTTTCTCTGTCCACTGTCGGGATTTATCTTCTACAGCACCTTCCACAACAGCATCTTGCTCCTAACTGCTATTGGTGTGGAGCGCTATCTGGGCGTGGCCTTCCCTATCGCCTACAAACTCAAGCGAGATCCCAGAATGGCCGTGCTCGCCAGCTTCATGATCTGGATCCTGTCCATGGGCCACTGCAGTATTGTTTACTTCATGCAGTACTATAAACACAACAAAACCCAGCTGGATCCATCCCACAAAAACTCCTGCTACAAGGAGTTCAGTGACGAGCAGCTCAGCGTCCTTCTCCCGTTTCGTCTGGAGCTGGCCATCGTACTTTTCAGCATCCCGTTTATAATCTCCTGCTTCTGCTACGTGAAATTCATCTTCATCCTCTCGCGGCTGCCCAACTTCAACCGTAAGAAGCGTCTCAGGGCCATCGGACTCGCTTTGGTCACCTTCCTGGTCTTCATAATCTGTTTCATGCCCTTAAATCTGTCTCATGTGGTGGGTTTTATTTATTGGAACAGTCCTAAATGGAGAGTGTACGCCCTGCTCCCCAGCACCCTGAACGCTTCCTTGGACCCGTTCATCTTCTATTTCTCGTCTTCAGCGCTCAGAGACACCATCAACCACTCGTTACGGAGACTCGCCATTCGGCTTTCCTTCAGGTTCAGCACCACAGAGAACAAACAGACGTCTAGAACAGAGGAAAGTTCTCGTGACAATCAGCTACAGACGACTACTGATTTTTAGATGCTGGTTCGACAAATTCTGTAAGTGTTAGTGAGACCAGTGCAACTATAATGCACTATATTCAGCCACACTCATTTCaggtataaaatatatataataaatatgatttGAACATATAAACAGTTTGGAGAAACTAAACGTTCAATGTGAGCCAGGCGTCTTGTCCAACATTGGTGCCTAACCTTACAAACAAGTCTTTTGACCTCTTAcaagtcttttgactaaaaggacacaaatacccacagacacagtTTAGAATTTTTTAAACCCCTCTCCAGAAGGTGGTAGAGGCATTTTCAAATGAATActggatgcccaacaagctaaTCTTCAGGTGTCCATAcaatttggccatatagtctgGTTTAGTCCAATCACTAGTTTTGGCCACTAGGGGtgccaaaaacaacaacaaaaaaccctATTTGGGAAAGAATACTATATTTtctccataataataataataataataataataatattaacaataataataataataataataacaataatatagtcTTACGATTACATTCAGCCAGTCTGTAGcatagaattttatttattttgcgaAGGTTAAAAAATCATGCTGAGATGTCATAAGCAGTTAAGGCTCCACACACCATTTGAAaaagcattattatttttttattagttttaatatTACTTGTCTTGATATATGTAtatttgcttttatttgcacagatgaacatttaaaagtacatgtacactgatcagccataacattaaaaccacctccttgtttctacacacactgtccattttatcagctccacttaccatatagaagcactctgtagttctacaattactgactgtagtccatcagtttctctgcatgctttgttagccctttatcatgctgttcttcaatggtcaggacccccacaggaccaccacagagcaggtattatttaggtggagtgttagtgtgtgttgtgccggtatgagtggatcagacaaagcagcgctgctggagtttttgaacatctcactgtccctgctggactaagaatagtccaccaaccaaaaatatccagccaacagcgctccgtgggcaccgtcctgtgaccactgatgaaggtctagaagatgaccgactcaaacagcagcaatagatgagcgatcgtctctgactttacatctacaaggtggaccggctaggtaggagtgtctaatagagtggacagtgagtggacaccgtatttaaagactccagcagcgctgctgtgtctgatccactcaccatgtcagtgtcactgcagtgctgagaatgatccaccacctaaataatacctgctctgtgggggtcctgtgggggtcctgatcattaaagaacagggtgaaagcatgcagcaagaggagctgataaaatagtcagtgagtgtagaaacaaggaggtggttttaatgttttggctgatcggtgtaaatactgtatttaatttttttgtacgTGTCTGTTGTTGATTTCTGTATTAATTGTTAAACACATTTCAGTCACATGGCTGCATTAACTGTGAAACACACGATACGATACCATTATAAATCTATGATTTTTCTCACATTTAGTGGTGGTTTCCACAGTGCATACCATTGATGGGTAATACGTTCACCACCGGAGCGAGACAATACACGCACCGATTTTGTGTGAAAAGTGTATTGTTCACAACGTACACAAAATCCTGTCCTGTCATTGCTCTGTACTGCTGTTGTTACCAGTTAACGTACTATGCTCTCAGAGTCGGGTGTAGAACTCCATCTTCTTTCACCAGTATTATTGTGCAATGCAAAACAAACAGCAATATGATACAGATAGTTCTGGATTTGCATAAGTACTGTATCGTCCACTTAACAGACACAATCGATCATGTATGAGGGAAAAAGccactgcaacagcgactctTACTGTCCAGTGAAGGTGCCACCAACTATCTGGATTATACTGTGGACAGTAAATCTTTCCAAATGTGTTAGAACTTCATGATATTTTGTGAAGCGAGAATTTTGTGCATGTGACCGGTCAAAAAATGTAGAAGAGAATTGGATATGTGACAGCAAACACATGAGGCTAACTAGTCTAGCTTTACCCAACCTATTagtaaaattaaatgaagttttaTTTTGCTACTCGATAACTTTGTGATTATGTAGACATATAttagtatgtacagtgtatcacaaaagtaagtacacccctcacatttctgcaaatatttcattatatcttttcatgggacaacactatagacatgaaacttggatataacttagagtagtcagtgtacagcttgtatagcagtgtagatttactgtcttctgaaaataactcaacacacagccattaatgtctaaatagctggcaacataagtgagtacaccccacagtgaacatgtccaaattgtgcccaaatgtgtcgttgtccctccctggtgtcatgtgtcaaggtcccaggtgtaaatggggagcagggctgttaaatttggtgttttgggtacaattctctcatactggccactggatattcaacatggcacctcatggcaaagaactctctgaggatgtgaggaatagaattgttgctctccacaaagatggcctgggctataagaagattgctaacaccctgaaactgagctacagcatggtggccaaggtcatacagcggttttccaggacaggttccactcggaacaggcttcgccagggtcgaccaaagaagtcgagtccacgtgttcggcgtcatatccagaggttggctttaaaaaatagacacatgagtgctgccagcattgctgcagaggttgaagacgtgggaggtcagcctgtcagtgctcagaccatacgccgcacactgcatcaactcggtctgcatggtcgtcatcccagaaggaagctgacgcacaagaaagcccgcaaacagtttgctgaagacaagcagtccaagaacatggattactggaatgccctgtggtctgacgagaccaagataaacttgtttggctcagatggtgtccagcatgtgtggcggcgccctggtgagaagtaccaagacaactgtatcttgcctacagtcaagcatggtggtggtagcatcatggtcttgggctgcatgagtgttgctggcactggggagctgcagttcattgagggaaacataaattccaacatgtactgtgacattctgatcccctcccttcgaaaactgggcctcatggcagttttccaacaggataacgaccccaaacacaacctccaagatgacaactgccttgctgaggaagctgaaggtaaaggtgatggactaaacccaattgagcacctgtggcgcatcctcaagtggaaggtggaggagttcaaggtgtctaacatccaccagctccgtgatgtcatcatggaggagtggaagaggattccagtagcaacctgtgcagctctggtgaattccatgcccaggagggttaaggcagtgctggataataatggtggtcacacaaaatattgacactttgggcacaatttggacatgttcactgtggggtgtactcacttatgttgccagccatttagacattaatggctgtgtgttgagttattttcagaagacagtaaatctacactgctatacaagttgtacactgactactctaagttatatccaagttttatttctatagtgttgtcccatgaaaagatataatgaaatatttgcagaaatgtgaggggtgtactcacttttgtgatacactgtatgtgcgcTTACGTTCCTACCTGATCAAAAATTCCAGGCCTAAACACTCAACTGGGGAGGATTAAACACAGCATGTAAATAAACAAGCTAAACACAGACTCTCACAAACCATTATGGTCTGCTTTAACCCCAGCCGGCACTGCTGATTGGCTGCGAGAGACCTATTACATTCGGCCAATAGGAGTGAGCCTAGATGAAGCCTCTGATTGGACACAGAAGATTCCCGTCTGTAGCCAATAGAGAACAAGAGGCAAAAACTGTAGCAGCACAGTATTTAGagattaatttatttcttgtatttttgcacatgaCACGTTTAATTACATCTGAGACAACCTGAGAAAACACAGTATTAGGTTTTTTATTAGGTTTAATATAACTTATTAAAGGAAATAAGGTTTTAACATAACTTCAGGTTGGTCATGCACAGTGTCTAaatatgttttctttattttcttgctgatttttgttcataattttaaGAAGAAAAGCCAAAATGCATTACGAGTGTAAATTGTGAGATGATTTATGTACTgtaagtgtataaaataaagtgGAAGTGGTTGAATTATTGTTTTTCTTCACTGTATATTAAACAGTCTTATTAAGTGTATGAAACTGTGCTGGTGTGGCATAATGGTCAAAGCCACAATGCTGGTAACGGCAGTGCCTGAGCTCCGGGCTGGGCTTACAAATACAGAAAGTGCATGGCGTTACATGAACCAACCATTGGGAAAAGGGGGCATATTAGTTTACCGTTAGTACCATGCTCAAACCCCCCTATTAGTCTCCCCCCCCACCTTAGTCCGgcctttcccacccagcagacttgtaAGCCAATTTTGCTTGCTGCAGGTATTAGCCAATCGTGCCTGCCaaagggcgcccagccgaccggtagcagagccgtaTAAAACTGTGAAACTGTGAGCTGGTGTGGCATAATGGTCAAAGCCACAATGCTGGTAACGGCAGTGCAGAGTTctgggggttcgaatcccgggttgggcttacaaatacagaaggcacaTGGCATTACATGAACCTAGCCATTAGAAAGGGGGGACATCAGGTCagaataaataggagggttgcaccAGGAAGGGTACTTGGGGTAAAATCTGTACCAGGTCTGGTATGCGGACCAGATCCGTTGTGGTGACCCCTATACATGGGAGAGAGCAGCTGAAAGAAGTAGATTAATGTATGAAATTGTTTACACGTCTGTTTGAGGAATGACCTGCTGCTGTAAAAGGCCTCTAGCAGCCCAGAAATGTGGAACATTTGTTGTTTAAAATTAATCGTagctattttatatatttttattgatgcattttagATACTGAGAAcaaatttaagaaaaaaattTAGTTTTGATCTGATAATCCTGTAATCCTAAAACATATCAGGTTGATTACAGAACAGCAGATTTATACGAGGCGAGTGTGGGCAAATGTAAACCCAATTGTTTATTTCTCCGTGGTGGTGGTATTGGTGAGTTGGTGGGTGGCTGAAGGGTCTAAATGATTGTGTAGACCCACCGTTAAACTGAGTAGTGTGTAGATTTGCGAGCTGTCTGCTTTAAGGGGAAGTGGGGACACTGAGATGGCAGTAAAATCGAAAACCCACAGAGACGCTTGTGAGTACGAGACCGTAAAGGAGCTTAAAAGCAGAAGCGGACGCATCAAGAGATTGTACGCTCCAGAGTTCCCGTCAACCTTTAACTAAGTCCTCTTTTTTACTATTAAATATTTACTGAAGCCAAATATTGCAGATAGAGAAGGATAACGGACGCTGCACCAGCCTGGGCTCACAGTCATTCTGCAGCTCAACATAAATACACAATTATTATTCTAACGAGTTTACGTATTGTGTAGATTCCTTAGACCAGTCTTTCAATCTTTCAATTTTTCTTTGAAAATCTTTCAATCCTGGATGATTTGGGGTGAGCCTATAATTTAGGCAGAATTTTTAAagatttggggggggggggggtgtttcacatagagcttagcgtggctctccgtaagtgatacggctctgtgtgggaaccaaaCAACAATTGTTTACATGTCTGCTTCAGAAATGACCTGCTGCCTTAAAAAAAGACTATAGCAGACCAGAAATGTGGAACATTTAGGGAAAGGGGGTCACATAGAGCTTAGCGTGTCACTCCGAACgtgatacggctctgtgtggaAACCCAACACTGGTAGGTGATAAAAAGCGGCCGTATATTGGACCCGTGTCGGATGgggtgtgtggtgatccggctctccttgatcagttGGCAGAGCAAGCAGCAGCAAATTCACTatcgggaactggaaatgactaaatttggAGATAGCATTAGCGTcgccaatccgctgctgggggccCCGACGGCATCCAAGCAGGGTATATATTCACCTCACTGTGTGCCCTGTCCAACAATCCCACACTTACAATCTCCATCCCATACAGTCCAGTTGCTCCTTAGTGGATTTGTGCATGAGATTGGCTTGGCGAACGGAGAGCCGAGCCATCTTTCTCTACAGGTGCCCTGGACGACCAAGGTCCTTACGTGGCATTAATAACCCcgccacttagtccggtctttcctaCCCAGCAGACTTGGAAGCCAATTTTGCCTGCTGCAGGTATTAGCCAATCGTGCCTGCtaaggggcgcccagccgaccggtagcagagccgagatttgaactaaaaaaactagcatatatttacaaaaccaACAATGTTGATCaggtaaaacatgaactatGTTCTGTATTCGCAGCTCTCAGtcaaattttatattaaaaaaaatatgtatttaattgaaAAACAGCGGTTCAAATCTTTGCTCTGCTATTGgccagacaatgattggctcatctgTGGTAGGGTGGTGTTTggattcctcatgactgctgctattatgacctctgctggttggttgATGAAACGCGGGATAACAGAGGTtggcgcgtgactctccatgcgcgatacggatctccatatgaacccacctggtGTTAGTGAAGGTCCTTGTCGGTCTGCAGCAGCATCATACTCAATAACTGATAAACTTCACTAGATTAAATCCTTTAATTAGAAACTAAACAATCTAATTAAGATTTAGTTTTTATAAATGAGAAGAATTATCATGTAACCCTGGAAATAAAGTCGTGTTTGTGTTCTGCCTCTGATAACGTTTCATTTGCTGGAAGACGGATGGTTGCCATTGGTTAAATCTGGAGATCGTCTGACCCAGTCTGAGCTCGGAGTTTGTtcattaattacaaataataaactattattTTAAGCTGATGATCTTTGATCTTTAATCTCGATGCTCACTCGACACACCGCGGTTATTcagcaaatgttttttttcagtCCAAACTAAAACTTTGTCCTGATCAAGGTTGTGGCGAGTCAGGTGGCAAACACTGAGTAGCagtaacaacacacacacacatgcattactCTTTACCCAAGTACAATTAACactagccaatccaccttctacatgtctgtctgtctgtctgtctgtctgtctgtctgtctgtctgtctgtctgtctgtctgtctccattgttattatttatttatttattagtaattgTGTGTAATATAATCAGTGGTTATAAATCAGGTCCCTGGTTTAACATGTACGTTTATCTCAGACGTgtgttactgtggttattaGAAATGTTCAGGTGATTTACAGTCTAATAGAACGCGTGACAGCACGTGCACTTATTAAATGAATCTGGTAAATATTTGATCTCTGTAACCGCAGTAAGATCTACGCTGCTGTTACAGAAACAATCATATCAGAGACTCACAGCAAACAAATGTGATAATGACACCGAGGACGTAAATACGACCTGAAATTGCTAATCCACTTCAGCAAAACATTAAAGAAGTGAAAAGGAAGTGAAGGTGTCGGAGCGGAACGATAACAGTGTGAGATCAGCAGCGTGGCGCTTGCTCGTCTGTGGACAGTAAACCCTGCCGTCCTGCAGCTTCTTATTTATAGCAGACGTGGTTGTGGTTTGGTTCTTTTGATTCtaaatttaatttctttttagcAGAAGATCAGACCGGTTTTTCCCCCTGACCCTGGGAAAGAGACGACTGTTCCATCCCCTTTGTACAGTCATTACAACAGTTTAGTcttacatgtatgtatgtaaacttttgaattGGTGCCGTCTCTGTCCCCAggacattatatgtataaatgtatataaaaagtctgtctgtctgtctgtctgtctgtctgtctgtctgtctgtctgtctgtctatctatctatctatctatctatctatctatctatctatctatctatctatctatctatctatctatctatctatctatctatctgtccgtccgcctgtctatctgcctgcctgtctgcctgtctgtctatctatctatctatctatctatctatctatctatctatctatctatctatctatctatctatcta
Protein-coding regions in this window:
- the LOC134300747 gene encoding free fatty acid receptor 3-like, encoding MPGTVWTEDLRMWVLLVDSITLITGLPANLLALFIFIRKMRQRATPLDVLLLNLNISDLVFLLFLPFHTKEAADMKWTVSYFLCPLSGFIFYSTFHNSILLLTAIGVERYLGVAFPIAYKLKRDPRMAVLASFMIWILSMGHCSIVYFMQYYKHNKTQLDPSHKNSCYKEFSDEQLSVLLPFRLELAIVLFSIPFIISCFCYVKFIFILSRLPNFNRKKRLRAIGLALVTFLVFIICFMPLNLSHVVGFIYWNSPKWRVYALLPSTLNASLDPFIFYFSSSALRDTINHSLRRLAIRLSFRFSTTENKQTSRTEESSRDNQLQTTTDF